From one Lycium barbarum isolate Lr01 chromosome 6, ASM1917538v2, whole genome shotgun sequence genomic stretch:
- the LOC132599336 gene encoding SKP1-like protein 1A yields the protein MSSSKNIVLKSSDGETFEVEESVALESQTIKHMIEDDCANTSIPLPNVTSKILAKVIEYCKRHVDAAAKTDDKAAEDDLKSFDADFVKVDQGTLFDLILAANYLNIKSLLDLTCQTVADMIKGKTPEEIRKTFNIKNDFTPEEEEEVRRENAWAFE from the exons ATGTCTTCATCTAAGAATATTGTGTTGAAGAGTTCTGATGGCGAGACTTTCGAGGTTGAAGAATCTGTGGCTTTGGAATCTCAGACAATTAAGCATATGATTGAGGATGATTGCGCCAACACCAGTATTCCCCTTCCCAATGTTACCAGTAAGATCTTGGCTAAGGTGATTGAGTACTGCAAGCGCCACGTGGATGCTGCTGCTAAGACCGATGATAAAGCCGCTGAGGATGATTTGAAGAGCTTTGACGCTGATTTCGTTAAAGTTGACCAGGGCACTTTGTTCGATCTTATTCTc GCTGCTAACTACTTGAACATTAAGAGCCTGCTCGACCTCACCTGTCAGACCGTGGCGGATATGATCAAAGGGAAGACTCCAGAGGAGATCCGCAAGACCTTCAACATCAAGAATGACTTTACGCCCGAGGAAGAGGAGGAGGTTAGGAGGGAGAATGCTTGGGCTTTTGAGTGA